A region of the Leptospira noumeaensis genome:
AGAAATAGCTAGCTTTTTATCAAATTTAGGACAACTCCATTCAGCGGGAGCTGCCCTTTTAAGAAACGTCGACCCACTACTAGATTTTACTTTCTTTGTAATTTATTCTTATAATCTAGATAACGATTCAAATTACGGTATAATCGGAGACGATAAAGAATTTGAAAATAAAATGGAAAGTTTTCTAGATTTGGTTTTTGATTTATCAAATTACAACGAAATTATGAGTTCATATAATCACTTTATAGAACAATACAATTCAAAAGAACTTTACGAACTAATTGGATCTGACTATTTTCACAAAACAGAAAACTATTCTTTATTTTTTTTATACAAAATAAACAAAAAACAATTTTCTTACTATAAGAACATTGATTCCGTTTATTCAGAAGAAAAAAACATAATATATGCAATAATCTATAAATTTTTTTTAGAACTAACAAACCTAAGACTTGAAAATTTATTTAGAATAAACCAAAAAATCATGCTGCACGAATTTACAAAAGATCTAGCAAATGAAGCATCCAAATCATTTGTAATAAATCTAATTGGAAAACTTCAAGGTGTTTTTGATGAAAATAATTATGACTTATTACAGCCAATTATCGACATATGCAATGATTTAGATGCAATATCAGAACTTTTATACGAGAAAAATAATATCAGAGGAAATATTTCAATTTCTGCATCTTCATATCCAAAATTAAACAATATAGTCAAATTTGAAAAAGCTATTCCACTAAGTAATCACCGCTTAATTAGAAAGTTATTAGAAGGAACCTCAGAAAACATTGACTTAATTTTAGAATCAGGAAAAATTACAGGATATACGCTTTCAAATATAAACAACATATTTAAAGTAAATTTTATAAAACAAAATACTTGGAGATTTCAAGAAAGCAATCAAACAATAGCAGTTTTCAAATCGGGAAAAATCGATTTA
Encoded here:
- a CDS encoding diadenylate cyclase, with the protein product MNKEIASFLSNLGQLHSAGAALLRNVDPLLDFTFFVIYSYNLDNDSNYGIIGDDKEFENKMESFLDLVFDLSNYNEIMSSYNHFIEQYNSKELYELIGSDYFHKTENYSLFFLYKINKKQFSYYKNIDSVYSEEKNIIYAIIYKFFLELTNLRLENLFRINQKIMLHEFTKDLANEASKSFVINLIGKLQGVFDENNYDLLQPIIDICNDLDAISELLYEKNNIRGNISISASSYPKLNNIVKFEKAIPLSNHRLIRKLLEGTSENIDLILESGKITGYTLSNINNIFKVNFIKQNTWRFQESNQTIAVFKSGKIDLNSEKISEEYFINDLANKIKIFGSQNFGLLKKIALDLISSKNGSILIIHEKGKNEAMRLKNDSINVEPFVLTSEQAINLSKIDGAIIIDPNCICYAFGVILDGNSIEKSNIERGSRYNSSKRYIHNRKKDGEKLIAIITSDDGNFDILD